The genomic region TGAAGTGTCTGCATTTCCAGCAGAATTGTCCACTGCAAGCAATGTTTGCGTTGGACCGCCCTTCACAAACACTGGGCTCTTCTTTAACCCTGAGGACAGTGGCCTCGCCCAGTATCAAGGTTCCCTCTCTGTCATTGGCTGTCTTGGGCCGGGCCTCCTGGATCTCTGCTTGGTTATTGGCTGTCTTGGGCCGGGCCTCCGGGATCACTCCATTACTATTGGCTTTCCCGGTTCAAAGTCGGTCAggcggagtgggaggaagagGCGACCGGGCGTGAAACCAATGCACAAAAGCATATCGTTCCCCAATTGCATAACAAACTACATAATGATACTTTTTTTTGCATCTTTTTTCTTCTTGATGACTTCCTACGTGTTGTATTTTTCTCGTTGCAACTCAATTGTACAGCTGGGACAATTCCAATGACTGACAAAAGGACCATAAAAATTAAGATAACAAAATTCTGTCTTAGTGCCCTGTAAAGTTCAGTTGTTGAGAGAAATTGACAGCAGCACTTTTTTGTCGCTTGTGAAAGTCTAACAGATTAAACACCTATCCCACCTTTTACAAGATGTTGAGCAACTGCAAAGTCTTCCCACTTCGATTTGTTTTGGGTTCTCGTTTTCAATAGCAATGCTTCACAGTAAATATTTACAGATAACGTAAAACCCATAAACGAATTCATAACATCCTCATCTTTGTACGTCATTTAGCGGCTCCAAAATCCCTCTTTTCTGCTGgagatgtgttttttttctgggtCACTTAGGTAAACAAAGGTGAAGGTTAGAGTTGCACATTTTAGCCGAGCTTCTCGCTTATTCGATGGAACGTTGCCACACATTTAAACTGAGGTGGTGCTGATAAGGGTAATCTGCCCACACTTCCTACCTTGGAACGCCCAGTTCTTGCTGCACTTTGGTTGTCTCACCCGAACCTGTCTTAGTTATAGACCAACACCCAGAGGGGCAAAGCCGTGGTCATTTTAAAGGAACAGCAGTTGGTCGACATGGGCGAAGAATTCCTCGGGGGATTACTCTTCACTGTGCAGTGCGAGAAAGCACCAATCCGttgaaggtaatggtgagccATTTGAAAGTATTGATCAGAAATCTCCAACGTTTGTTGTTATTGCTTGTACTGGAATTAGAAGGATTGAACTGTGGACTTACCGCACTTCTCACAGGGACGATCGTTATATTTTGTCACAAATTCCAGTTACGTTTTAACCAATGACTAAGTAACTTGTACATGAAGACATCCTTCTGACTTAGGTACAAACGTTCCTGAATTTAATGATGTTCCTTGTTATTATTCAATGAGCAAGTTTCAGGCCGGATTCTCATTCTCTGCTGATCTCAGATTGTTGTAGGGAAGACGGTGGTGAATTGACAATGTCACTGGATGTAGGTCCAGGCTAATGCCTTAAGGGTCGCCTatagtgcagtggtagtatcccaaCCTCTGAACTAGTTTCAAGTCCCTCCATActccattttaaaaagaaacattgtGTTGTGTTTACAGAGGGACCTGGTCAATGAACTCTATTCCGTGAGTGCCTGCAGTGGAGAATTTATACACGGAGAGATGTTGGTAATGACTAAAACAGGCTTTGGGGTGATGCTGCACTTGGTTGAATAGCGTTGACTGGGTGTGAAGGAGAAAGTTAATAGTGTGGAACCAGGCTCCAACATTTTACTTCTAGGCCAAGAAACGGAGGTGGGAGTGGGGTCGTGGATAGAATATCTTGATGAAGAAAAGCTGATGCTGGTGAATTCCATGGGCTAATAAGCAGAGCTGGTGTTTGCCATCAATTTACCAGGATTTAAAAGATGGAAGTAAAATGGCGAGGTGCAGTGTGAAATAGAATAGTTAGGTGTCATGAATGTAAAAAGTCAATTTGTAACAATGTACCAATAATACACACACATCAGGATCATCAAAGCAACGCAGGGTAACCTGAATAGCATTGTCAACAATATGATTCCGCTATTTCTTTCTAGCACTTTGCAAAGTTTGACGGTCTGTGTTGAGGATGGTGGGCCTACAACCTTCAAGCATTCCAGTGACTCCTGGTGTGCAGATCCTGAGTGCTGGCATGGCAGCTTGCTTTGCTGACCTCATCACATTTCCCCTGGATACGTCTAAAGTCAGATTACAGGTAACGGGCGGGGAGGGAACAATCcgctttttttaaattaaaagaagTAAACTTTGAAGTATATCTGCACGTTTGGTGAAAAGATTCGTTGCATGCGATTAAATTATTTTGCATGTTAAGAAATTTtgcataaataaaataaatcagaaCATGCGTCCGTTTTGCTCTCATGCTTTAACTCACACACACTTGCACCTGGTTTAGATTCAAGGCGAAGCCACACGATCCTCAGAAGTCGGAGTTCCCAAAAGTATCAAATACCGCGGCGTCTGGGGGACAATCGGCACCATCGTCAGAACTGAAGGGCCCAGGAGTTTATACAATGGATTAATTGCCGGCCTCCAGAGACAGATGATCTTCGCTTCAATAAGaatcggactctatgactctgtaaaacAACTTTATACCGGACAGGATGGTAGTACGTACCCATTGGCAGGAGGAACTGTTATTTAAAATGCATATTTTTCAGCGCACAAATCAATGCACGAACTGGGGACTAGGAGACAGTTAACACAATGAATATATTCAGAAGGCAGTTGTAGACATTAGCTTAGAATTCAGTGTACAGTAATAGAAGGAATGCAGTACCGTGTTTTGTATCTTTTGACAAGTTTAATGATTTTTTTATAGTAAGGTATGGATTATAGACAAGTGAAAGTTATGTTTCTTGTTGAATAACACAAATATTTTTACCATAAACAGTTTGGAACAAAAGATGTTTTCATATATATTACGGTCTAGGTGTAATAGCGTATGTGAAATAATGATAAATCCTTTCCTTCAGATACCGGTATGGTTGTCCGCCTGTTGGCAGGATGTACTACAGGAGCACTCGCTGTGCTAGTGGCTCAACCGACCGATGTGGTTAAAGTTCGTTTCCAGGCACAAGTGAACCTCAGGGGTGTTACAAAGAGATACCATGGCACACTTCAGGCATATAAATCAATCGCCAGAGAAGAAGGAATTCGAGGACTGTGGAAAGGTACAAGTTTGTGTGTAACATCTCTTCATGGCCCAGATCTTATGATCTCTGATCATATCCCAAAAATATGCAATAATTGCCCAGGGGGTTGGAACTTGCAGTGGGCAATTAAGCAGTGTCTGGTACCCTTCTTTGGAGACTGAAGAGTCAGCCAGTAGGATTAAAACCAATTCTAATTCCTTGGTAACTATTAATCTGGCGTACCCCCTCCCCGCATCACACACACAATGAGCCAGCACTCTCAGCTAACACCCAAACACCATCACTGGGTAGGCACTCAATCCCACCCCTCACACCCTGCAAACAGTCAAGCACCTCACCCAACCACATTCCTCCTGCCATCATCTCACCCATCTTGGCTCCGGACCCACTGATCTACAAGTTGTACTGCCTCGGGCACTTGGCACCTGCCACCTTAGCCTGTGAAAAATCCATCTGCCAATGTAATCTCACACCCGCCTGACACACCTTGCACCCTACACTGTCACCAGTCCTTCACTCTACCCCCTCACCCAGCTGCTGCCTTAGTTCCTTAGCTTCCTGTTTGTTACACTACACCCTAGCTGATGTGCCTCCCTAACTGCACAGTTGGTATTCTACTCCATCACCACTTGGCTCCTTGCACCTTAACCCTTTACCCAATGGCTACACTATTCCCTTCTGCCACTCAGCTTACACACATTTTTTCAGGAACTATCAAAGAGGGTTtggaaacttttaaaaattttacTGAGTGAAAGGTGGGAGCTGTTGTTGTGGAAACAGGGCCTGTTCTCTGCAAAGATCCACTCTGATGCTACCTGCCTGTTTTGCAGAATCACTTCCATTGTGGTGGATCCTGCATCGTAAGTCCAGTTGGAAAAATCCTGGAAAAGGAATGCATTTCTATTACATTAATCATGCCTTGTTTGTCTCTGTTTTTAGGAACTTTACCCAATATTGCTCGAAATGCCATCGTCAACTGTTCAGAACTTGTAACCTATGACATCATTAAAGAGGCCATTTTGAGGGAAAATCTGTTGACAGGTGGGCTAACACCTTCTTGGAAAATTTTATTCCAGATCCTCTTTTTGTTGTTTTTGCTGCATTCTGTACAAAGACAAGAAAGTGCCCTCTTTGTGTTACACTGTAAGTAGCTGTGCCTTAAGCAAACTGAATCAAGCTGGAAGTGTTGGTGTAGATTTCTTGCTGTTGCCTACTTTTAGCTGCAAAGTGGGTATCATGTCGATATCTTGTCATAATAAAAACACTTGAGTGCAAAATGAGGAAGCTAGGAAGTAATTTTTGTTACTGTCATAGTGTGAAATCCATGTGGCATTCTGCTGCGTTAAGTCAACCAGATTCCAGTTTATATTTTggatttgaatttaacaaaaagaATGATATGGAAGAATCAGCAGAGCGCTGACAGAAATGAACAATAAAGGCTGCAAAAATCCTAGCAGATTGAAAGAAAATGTCAGAAAAGAGGGTCAAAGCATACTCATTTTCTTTGTTGTGAGTTAGTATCAGTGCTCAGTCCACATGAATCTTATGTTGTGCTCTGCATATAGCAAGGGAACTTTTAGCATAATTTACAGGACCATACTGAGCGAGGTGGTTGCACAGTGCTTGTGTCTCTGGACTTATCTAGGTGCCATAGGTCAATGCtctagggacatgggtttgaaacctgccacagcagatagtgaaatataaatgcaataaataaatgtggaattaaaaaCTAGTATAAGGAACCTTGATGTCATTGTTGACTATTGTAAAAACcctgttcactgatgcccttCGGGAATAGAAGCCTAGcacccttacctggtttggccaaCATGTGAttctacagcaatgtgattgattcgtCTATGCCcactgaaatggcccagcaaaccATTCAATTGTATCTAACTGCTGCAAAGTGTAAGAAAAGCGATGAAATCAGACAGAAAAATCAGAATCTGTTGAGGTACTAGAGACAACACTGGCAAGTACACCATGTTGGCCCACAAAGTCCTCCTTATTAACATCTGGGGCCTTATGTTAATGTTGCAAGAActatctcaggcaactgtctgacaTTGTAATATTTATGGAATTTTATGTTACAAATAACCTCCCAGACACCATCATCACTATCCCTGGGTATGCATTGTCCCACCACCAGGGCAACCGTGCAGAGATGGCAACACAGCGGTATATAGTTAAGAGGAACTTGCCCTGGGAATTCTGAATATTGGCGGTGGACCTGAAGAAATTTTGTGACATCAGGTCAAGCATGGATAAAGAGACCTGCTGAGATCCATTACCATCTAAAGTCATAGCAACTAGATTGAGTCCACACTAGGCGGCGAGGGAACAAACAAGAGTGAAAAATTGATTGACCTCAATTTCATCAATtacagatgcatctgtctatTACATTCTTGATGGGAGACAATGTCCCATCTTCAGATTGAAGATACCCTCCATCTTGTTGTGTGACACTAGAACTGCACAAAATGGGAGAAATTTTGAACCAATCTAGCAATTCAGAActagggtgaccagaacaggaTACAGTATTCACCAGGGTCTCACCAGGGATTTGttgagctgtagcaaaaccttgtagctcttaaactcaattccccggttaatgaaagccaaattaccatatgctttcttaacaaccctatccacttggtggcaactttgagggatctatgtacttgaacaccaagttctgttcctccatactgccaagaatcctgtctttaatcctatattcagcattcgagtttgaccttccaaaatgcatcacttcgcatttatccaggttgaactccatctgccatttctcagcctagctctgcatccaatctatgtcatgctgcagcctgcaacagcccaTAGAAtgcaggactacttgcatgttcAACAGTGGAAGCCAAATGCTACAGACATTGCTCAGTGATCTTgcaaccaacggatcagatctaaggcaatgcagtcctgccacagtacatctctatgactctatgacaactaGACAAATAACAGGAAGCGGAAACTCCACAAATATTTCTGTCTTCACTGATAGACGAGTCCAGCACATCAAAATGAAACACGAGACTGAAATAtccttcttcagccagaagtgacaGCTGGtgatctatctcagcctcctcctctAGTCCttagcatcacagataccagtcttcagccaatttggttCAGTCCACATGGTATCGGATTGGTATCAACAAagagctgaaggcactggatactgaaaaGACAAAGGGCCCTGCTGATACACTGGCAGTAATACTGAAGTCTTGTGCTTTGGAACTAACCATGCCCTTAATCACACCCCAAGGTGTataggaaggcagctcacccacaCCTTTCCAAGGATAATTAGGGATAGATCATAAGTCAAGGCCTCCCAcatccagtgaaaaaaaagttgTCTTGCCCTTTGGTGGGGGCAAGACAGAGGAGTGTATATTTTTAGCAGTGAAAAAGACATGGAAATTCAAGTTTATTCTGATTCTTAAAATAGTAGATTAGCATGGATAACACTGAATGAAATTACCTAACTCCCTATTTACTTCTAACTTTTTACTGTCTTATTTGTGTTTGACATTTACTCCATTTTCACATTGCTGCAATTAtcaaatttattcagtatttatatACGCAACAAAATaaatcccgactcaggcaactgactgtgtggagtctccacgttctccccatgtctgcgtgggtttcctccgggtgctccggtttcctctcacagtccaaagatgtgtgggtcaggtgaattggtcgtgctaaattgcctgtagtgttaggtaatgggtaaatgtaggggtatgggtgggttgtgcttcggtgggtcgatgtggacttgttgggccgaagggcctgtttccacactgtaagtaatccaatctaaaatATTATAACAACATTACCAGCCAGCTTCCCTGGCTATCACTAATATCACGTACTAATGTGCTGGCTGGAGTCAAACAAATaatatttagaatcatagagatatacagcacagaaatagaccctttgggccaactcatccatactgaccagatattctaaattaatctagtctcatttgccagcatttgatccatatccctctaaacccttcttaacCATATAcccttcagatgccttttaaatgttgtaattgtaccagcctccaccatttcctctggcagctcattccaaacacacaccactgtttgcgtgaaaaagttgccactaggtctcttttaaacctttcttctctcacctttattttatgccttctagttctggactcccctccctctccccaaaggaaaataccttgtttatttatcctatccatgccccccatgactttacaaaacctctataaggtcatccctcagcctccgacacttcagagaaaacagccccagtctattcaacttctccttatagctcagatcctccaaccttgaaatcaattctgaaacctttcaattttcacaacacccttcttaTAGTAGATCAGAATTACATGCactattccaatagtggcctaaccaaagtcttggacagctgcaacatgacctcccaactcctatactcagtgtaatgaccaataaaagtaagcaaaccaaacaccttcttcattgccCTTTCTATGTGCGACTGCACTtacaaggaaatatgaacctgcactgccagatctctttgttcagcaacactccccaggaccgtactattaagtgcataagtgtcaaagagtgtggtgctggaaaagcacagccagtcaggcagcatccgaggagcacgagaatcaaccactttgggcataagcctttcctttcctgctcctcggatggtgcctgattggctgtgcttttccagcaccacattctttgactccgatctccagcatctgcagtcctcactttctcctcattaagtgtataaatcctgctctgatttgcctttccaaaatgcagcatctgacatttttctaaattaaactccatctaccactcctcagctattggcccatctgatcaagatcccattctactctgaggtagccttcttcattgtctactacactgccaattttggtgtcatctgcaaacttacaaaacatatttcctctgttcacatccaaatggtttatataaatgaagcaaagcaatagacccagcaccgatccttgtggcacaccactggtcacaggcctgcaacACCTCCTACCttcgtctgtcttctaccttggaaccagttctgtatccaaatagctagttctccctgtattctatgtgagctaaccttgctaaccagtctaccatgaggaactttgtcgaatgccttactgaagtccatacagatcacgtccaccactctgtcctcgtcaatcctctttttgt from Hemiscyllium ocellatum isolate sHemOce1 chromosome 36, sHemOce1.pat.X.cur, whole genome shotgun sequence harbors:
- the ucp1 gene encoding mitochondrial brown fat uncoupling protein 1 isoform X2: MVGLQPSSIPVTPGVQILSAGMAACFADLITFPLDTSKVRLQIQGEATRSSEVGVPKSIKYRGVWGTIGTIVRTEGPRSLYNGLIAGLQRQMIFASIRIGLYDSVKQLYTGQDGNTGMVVRLLAGCTTGALAVLVAQPTDVVKVRFQAQVNLRGVTKRYHGTLQAYKSIAREEGIRGLWKGTLPNIARNAIVNCSELVTYDIIKEAILRENLLTGFFPLICALAAGM
- the ucp1 gene encoding mitochondrial brown fat uncoupling protein 1 isoform X1, with the translated sequence MVGLQPSSIPVTPGVQILSAGMAACFADLITFPLDTSKVRLQIQGEATRSSEVGVPKSIKYRGVWGTIGTIVRTEGPRSLYNGLIAGLQRQMIFASIRIGLYDSVKQLYTGQDGNTGMVVRLLAGCTTGALAVLVAQPTDVVKVRFQAQVNLRGVTKRYHGTLQAYKSIAREEGIRGLWKGTLPNIARNAIVNCSELVTYDIIKEAILRENLLTDNFPCHFLSAFGAGFCATVAASPVDVVKTRYMNSAPGHYKSALNCAWKMLSNEGPTAFYKGFFPSYLRLGSWNVIMFVTYEQLQRAMMIVKQSYDRAA